DNA from Solidesulfovibrio fructosivorans JJ]:
GCCAAGGCGTTGCAATCCATCGCGCCTGTGGCATACTGTTGACAATTACCACGTTCGACCGTTTCGAACGGGTCATACGGAGGAAACATATGGATCAGTATCACGAGCCCGTTGCCGAACTCTCGCCCCAGGACCGGGACTTCGTCCGGGCGCTCAACAGCGTCAAGGAAGAGATCGAAGCCATCAACTGGTACCATCAGCGCGTGGTCGTCGCCACCGATCCCCAGATCAAGGCCATCATGGCCCATAATCGCGACGAGGAGATCGAACACGCCGTCATGGGCCTGGAATGGCTGCGCCGCAACATGCCGGTCTGGGACGAGAACATGCGCACCTACTTCTTCACCACCGGCGACGTCACCGCCCTGGAAGACGCCGCCACCGGCGGCGAGGGCGGCGAAGGCGCGCCCGCCGGCAAGCCGGCCTCCGGCGGGTCCCTCGGCATCGGCAGCTTGAAAGGAAACCGTTAAGCGCCATTACGGGAGTACGTCATGGATATCTTGAAACGCGATCTCGCCCCCATCACAGCAGCCGCCTGGACCGCCGTGGACACCCGCGCCCGCCAGACGCTGACCAGCATGCTTTCCGCCCGCCGGGTGGTGGACGTGGCCGGTCCGCTCGGCTGGGAATACGCCGCCGTGCCGCTCGGCCGCATCGACTACAGCCATCCGCAGTCCGTCTCCGGCATCACCTACGGCCTGCACCAGGTCAAACCGCTGGTGGAAGTCAAGGTGCCGTTTACCCTGGACATCGCCGAAATCGACAACGCGGCTCGGGGCGGCAAGGACATCGACCTGGCCGGCCTCGACGAGGCGGCGGAAAAACTGGCCCGGTTTGAGGAAGAAGCCCTCTACCACGGTTTCGCCCCGGCCGGCATCAAGGGCCTGTCCGAAGTCTCCAGCCAGTCGCGCATGAGCGTGGGCGGCAATCCCGAGGACGTCGCCGAGGCCGTCTCCAAGGGGCTTACCGCCCTGCGCAAGACCTCGGTGGAAGGCCCCTACTCCCTGGTGGTCGGCCCCGAGGTGTGGGTGGCCCTGTCCGGCCACGTGCGCGGCTATCCGCTGTCCCAGTACCTCGAGACCATGCTCGGCGGCGAAGTCATCGTGAGCCCCTTCATCGAGGAAGCCTACCTGCTCTCGACCCGGGGCGGCGACCTGGAGATGACCCTCGGCGGCGACATCGCCATCGGCTATTCGTCCCACGACACGGAAAAGGTTGCGCTCTTCTTCCTCGAATCCTTCACCTTCCAGGTGCTCGACCCGACCGTGGTGGTGCGGCTGGACTGGAATAAATAACACGCCCGCTTTTGCCTGACGGCAAGAAGCCCACTCCCGTTTCCGGCCGCATCTTCACGGATGCGGCCGGAAACGGTCGCCACCCTTCCCCGTTCGCCCTCTCCGCACCGTCGCCGCCAAGCCCGTCCGGGCCATAGCGCAGGCTTTAGTGATACTTTCTCGTAACAATCCGCCATGATGGCTATCCCCAAAAGATCTTGCCAACAACCTGAGATTTCGCCATAAAATCGGCAAGTGTCTTTTTTCTCCACACTGTCACGCTTTTATTGTTTTCGTGTTTCAATAAGTTTAACTTATCGATTTATTTAGTGTTAAAAATAACAGTACTTACACGAAAAAAATAATTTGCGTGTGAGTTAAAAATGCCTTATCTCTTTTCCCACGAGGACACGGTTTTTCGGCAGGAAGGCGTACGGCATCCTCCCCTCCCCGCAACACCATAAACCGCAAGGAGAGCACCCATGAAAGTCAGCGCCCGCAATCTGATCCCCGGCACCGTCAAGAGCGTTTCCATCGGCAAGGTCGCCGCCGAGGTCGTCATCGAAGCCGCTCCCGGCGTCGAGATCGTCTCCGTGATCACCAAGGAGTCCGCCGAAGCCATGGGCCTCAAGGCCGGTTCCAAGGTCAGCGCCATGGTCAAGGCCACCAGCGTCATGATCGTGACCGACTAATTTCGCCATTCACAACCACCATATAATTCAAGGAGCAATACCATGAAGGTTAGCGCCCGCAATCTGATCCCCGGCACCGTCAAAAGCGTTTCCATCGGCATGGTCGCCGCCGAAGTCGTCATCGAAGCCGCCCCCGGCGTCGAAATCGTCTCCGTGATCACCAAGGAATCCGCCGAGGCCATGGGCCTCAAGGCCGGCGCCAAGGTCAACGCCATGGTCAAGGCCACCAGCGTCATGATCGTGACCGACTAGCAGCGTTATCGCGCCAGCCAAAAGCCCGGCCGCCTCTCACGAGGCGACCGGGTTTTTTTTATGGGGAGAGGAGGAGAAGGAACCGGGGGAGGGAACCCTTTTTTGCAAAAAAGGGTTCCCTCCCCCGGACCCCCACCCTCCCCAAAAACTTTCAAAGGGGGCGAAAACGAAAAATTGCCTCTTGCAAGGCTTCCGAGAGTCTTCTTCCTTATCCATTCGCCCCGCAGGGGCGACGGCGTGGTGGCGGCGGAATTTGCCTGGGACGAGCTTGTCGCGAAGCGACATGCACCGTCCCGACAAATTCCGCCGCCATCTTCACCCAACCGCCTTTCCGGCAACCGGCCCCGCCTCCACCCGACCGACGCACACCGGACGGGGGGTCCGGGGGGCCCATGGCCTCCCGGCGGGGTCTGGGGCAGAGCCCCAGCGGCGCAACGGCGTAAGCGCCTCGCTAGCGTTGCTCCATGGCGTCGAGCAGCCAGTTGGCGCCCGGGGTGGCGTTGTCGCGGACGAAACGCCAGCGGTCGAAGCGGTCGGTGTTGTGGGGCGCGTCTTTTTCGTGGATGAGCACCTTGTAGTCCACGACCATGACGGTTTGGGAACCCTGTTCGCGGTGCTCGGCCAGGGTCGCCTCGACGAGCAGGACATCCGGCGCGGGCGGCGGCGAGAGGGGCAGGCTGTTTTTGAGATTGGCCAAAAAGTCGGGCGTGGTGAAGCCGGCCAGATCGTCGAAATCGCGCTTGGCGATATCGGCGAGGATGCGTCCGTAGGCCATTTTGGCCCCGGCCAGGAATTCCTCGTCCGGCGTCGCGCCGGCCGACGGCTGCCCGGCGGACTGCGAGGCTGTTTTCGAGGACGGCGTCGAGCGCAGGGCATCCCAGGTGGCCTGGGCATTGGTGTACATGTCGCGTTTGGGGCGCGGCGGGGCCGGGGGCGGCGTGCCGTCGTAGGGTTCGGTGGGGCCGGACCGGTCGTAGGGGCGCGATTGATCCTGGCCGGAACGTCGCGAGCGCCCGAGCAACAGGCGCAAGACCAGAAAGATGACCAAACCGACCACGACCAGGTCGAGGACGCGAGGCCCGGTGAACTCGTCGCCGCGCAGGACGCTGCCAAGCACGCCTCCGGTCAACGGATCGGCCAGGGCCGCGCCGGGGGCGGCGACGACGCCGAGGCAAGCGGCCCCGGCCAGGGCGGCATGGCGGCACAAACGCCGCAAACTTCGGACGGGTAATAAAAGAGGGGAATGCTTCTCCATACTGTTTTTTTGTCAAAGCCCCCCGGGCAAGTCAATGCGCAAGACTTGACGTTCCGTAAAAAAACCTGACAGCCCCCCCCTTCCGGTCCCGACGGGACAAAATGGGACGATATGAAATGCATGACCATTCAGGCCGTGTGGATTGGCATGTCCTTTGCGTGATAGAAATCACGAGCTCATGGCGTCACAGGGGCTTTCATGACTTTTGCAACAATATGGCATAATGCGTATGTGTAAAAGGATGTGCGCTACGGCCCCGGAA
Protein-coding regions in this window:
- a CDS encoding TOBE domain-containing protein; its protein translation is MKVSARNLIPGTVKSVSIGKVAAEVVIEAAPGVEIVSVITKESAEAMGLKAGSKVSAMVKATSVMIVTD
- a CDS encoding TOBE domain-containing protein — protein: MKVSARNLIPGTVKSVSIGMVAAEVVIEAAPGVEIVSVITKESAEAMGLKAGAKVNAMVKATSVMIVTD
- a CDS encoding family 1 encapsulin nanocompartment shell protein, coding for MDILKRDLAPITAAAWTAVDTRARQTLTSMLSARRVVDVAGPLGWEYAAVPLGRIDYSHPQSVSGITYGLHQVKPLVEVKVPFTLDIAEIDNAARGGKDIDLAGLDEAAEKLARFEEEALYHGFAPAGIKGLSEVSSQSRMSVGGNPEDVAEAVSKGLTALRKTSVEGPYSLVVGPEVWVALSGHVRGYPLSQYLETMLGGEVIVSPFIEEAYLLSTRGGDLEMTLGGDIAIGYSSHDTEKVALFFLESFTFQVLDPTVVVRLDWNK
- a CDS encoding Tim44 domain-containing protein, with protein sequence MRRLCRHAALAGAACLGVVAAPGAALADPLTGGVLGSVLRGDEFTGPRVLDLVVVGLVIFLVLRLLLGRSRRSGQDQSRPYDRSGPTEPYDGTPPPAPPRPKRDMYTNAQATWDALRSTPSSKTASQSAGQPSAGATPDEEFLAGAKMAYGRILADIAKRDFDDLAGFTTPDFLANLKNSLPLSPPPAPDVLLVEATLAEHREQGSQTVMVVDYKVLIHEKDAPHNTDRFDRWRFVRDNATPGANWLLDAMEQR
- a CDS encoding encapsulin-associated ferritin-like protein, which codes for MDQYHEPVAELSPQDRDFVRALNSVKEEIEAINWYHQRVVVATDPQIKAIMAHNRDEEIEHAVMGLEWLRRNMPVWDENMRTYFFTTGDVTALEDAATGGEGGEGAPAGKPASGGSLGIGSLKGNR